The Flavobacterium sp. M31R6 nucleotide sequence TAAAATAACGATCTGCAATCAAACCAATAATAAAAGGAGCAATGATGGCTCCCCATGATTGGGTGGAAAAAACTGCTGCCGTCTCTGAACCAGAAGCTTTTAAATTGTTCCCTAAAAAGGTACCAAGAGTGACAAACCATGCCCCCCAGATAAAAAATTCCAGAAACATCATTACAGATAATTTAATGCGGATAGTTGTATTCATAAAAGAGGTTAATTTTTGGTTAAGTTTATTTTAGAGCTATTATTTACAGCCAGTTGTAGTTTCCATCGTATTCCATTCTTTAATCATGATGTTACGATACCACACATTGTTGCCGTGATCCTGCAAAGCAATTTTTCCTTTTTTAAACGTTCCAAAACCTGGCCAAGCAGCAAATTTGCTCCCTGCAACCAATGCTTTAAAGTTGTCATCCCAAAGAGTTGTTTCAACAACAATAACTCCGTTTAAAACGTAAGTCAGTTTTCCATTTTTACAAACAACTTCAGCTGTATTCCATTCTCCAACTGGTTTAACTGGTTCCGATTTACTTTGAATTAAATCATATAAATCTCCTGCACGATGTTTGGTAATTTTTCCATCAGGGTGACCATCATTATCCAAAACTTGCATTTCTAAACCAGTTTCATAGGTGTTTTTATATTTCTCTGGATTTTCATTTACATAAAAAATAATTCCACTATTGCTATTTGGGGCAATTTTCCAGTCTACTTTTAAATGAAAATTTTCATATTCAGCATCAGTTACCAAATCTCCTCCTTGACCATTTTTGGCTGCCTCTGGATCAAAATGCAAAACGCCATCTTCAACTTTCCATCCAGCACTAGCCGAAGTTTTACCATAAGTATGCCAACCTGTTGTTGTTTTTCCATCAAAAAGAGGCTTAAAACCTTTTTGAGCATGCATGGTTTGAAATAAAGTGAATACTAATACTGCTGTTATAATTTTTTTCATGGTTTTACTATTTAATTTTACTATTTTAAAAACTTAGGTTTTTCCAACCTTCTCTATAATTACGTTTAACAAATTGATTGACATCATCGATATTGGTTACTTTCTTGGCATCATTATCCCAAAGTAGTTTAACCGAACGGCCCGGATACACATCTTCTCCT carries:
- a CDS encoding DUF1080 domain-containing protein, translating into MKKIITAVLVFTLFQTMHAQKGFKPLFDGKTTTGWHTYGKTSASAGWKVEDGVLHFDPEAAKNGQGGDLVTDAEYENFHLKVDWKIAPNSNSGIIFYVNENPEKYKNTYETGLEMQVLDNDGHPDGKITKHRAGDLYDLIQSKSEPVKPVGEWNTAEVVCKNGKLTYVLNGVIVVETTLWDDNFKALVAGSKFAAWPGFGTFKKGKIALQDHGNNVWYRNIMIKEWNTMETTTGCK